A genomic region of Cannabis sativa cultivar Pink pepper isolate KNU-18-1 chromosome 1, ASM2916894v1, whole genome shotgun sequence contains the following coding sequences:
- the LOC115705671 gene encoding dual specificity protein phosphatase PHS1 isoform X2: MNKEEAKEVGIGSDEPEAPSPLTVTSRVLYMLGDIAAGPAYRFTQWLELVRKRSHQNRSSGFPNRPLRLDDMPSCAGDSINDSKGPGHSDQTTEINLWERLGTAAMMDIESSSFSWDRLSSLHHTEHSSSTDQSEDEMNKALEVTVNSGGVVFFALFNQHGDDNSFANEAAAVIKFSSSRMASQSERLGYELAKWLGVRTPQARVIHNSAPEWLQIKEAAEKARDTASSEGDEVGEMTCSELLEALELSRCLFLMSYVHGSPLLESCNAFEMKETAEKTAAALGRVFMLDLIIRNEDRLPCRQLRWRGNSANLLLADKMSSAYMDTLDEALDSVIKRYIPRSLRALQKERRATSVDSRLKSHNSVLVSQNSDLSDITESPKSSELSFKSQLSDGSTFSDVRIVAIDSGVPRRPPVGKRANDQATYPKLVELLLNSSEYSSNLLFDITMGKLGCSSSAQNNDTNDVRFEMGSVVQEFRNGFRGALRDMQGFHIFLLTLHQKLESLLRVFWNIISKISSGESDKEDSAVLEPPLQVAGNAHCPSPPSKERCIHDNHLDFCDSEQRSATRSSSSGNKETSDASSPVSREGLHGRFCKGSVERNLRLTAKLRDFQKYAKVDAESSKELEQWNEMLKNDAVKLCQENNFNTGFFEGSDNNCAIDAYELKVRLEHILERISLISEAANTERPSSITNSLFIGGALAARSVFTLQHLGITHILCLCSNEIGQSDSQFPDLFEYKNFSINDSEDENISSIFDDASDFIDHVEQKGGKVLVHCFEGRSRSATVVLAYLMLRKNFNLLEAWNTLKRVHRRAQPNDGFAKNLLNLDRKLHGNVSMEWQQRKPMMKVCPICGKNAGLSSSSLKLHLQKSHKKLSSGSVDSAMTMEIQKALMALQISRGGSVSPTQRVSCSDMDD; the protein is encoded by the exons ATG AATAAAGAGGAAGCCAAGGAAGTGGGCATTGGATCCGACGAGCCTGAAGCCCCTTCTCCCTTAACTGTTACTTCCCGG GTTTTGTATATGTTGGGTGACATTGCTGCAGGACCAGCGTATAGGTTCACCCAATGGCTGGAACTGGTTCGTAAACGCAGCCACCAAAACCGCTCCTCAGGCTTCCCCAACCGCCCTCTGAGGCTCGATGATATGCCTTCTTG TGCAGGAGATTCAATTAATGATTCAAAGGGTCCTGGTCATTCTGATCAAACGACAGAAATCAATCTGTGGGAAAGACTTGGTACAGCTGCAATGATGGATATCGAATCAAGCTCTTTCTCTTGGGATAGGCTTTCTTCACTACATCACACTGAACACAGTAGCAGTACTGACCAATCTGAGGATGAAATGAACAAAGCCCTCGAG GTTACTGTGAATTCTGGAGGAGTTGTCTTCTTTGCTCTTTTCAACCAACATGGAGATGATAATTCTTTTGCGAATGAAGCAGCAGCTGTTATAAAGTTCTCATCATCAAGGATGGCTTCACAATCTGAACGTCTTGGATATGAGTTGGCAAAGTGGCTCGGAGTTCGAACTCCTCAG GCCAGGGTCATCCACAATTCTGCCCCTGAATGGCTCCAGATTAAAGAAGCTGCAGAAAAAGCAAGAGACACAGCAAGCTCAGAAGGAGATGAAGTTGGTGAAATGACTTGCTCAGAACTATTGGAAGCTCTTGAACTTAGTAGATGCCTTTTCTTAATGAG TTATGTCCATGGATCACCTTTGCTAGAAAGTTGTAATGCATTTGAGATGAAAGAAACAGCAGAGAAGACAGCAGCCGCCCTTGGTAGGGTGTTCATGTTGGACCTGATCATCAGGAATGAAGATAGGCTCCCATGCCGCCAGCTTAGATGGCGTGGTAACAGTGCAAATTTGTTATTGGCTGATAAAATGTCTTCGGCATACATGGATACTTTGGATGAAGCCTTAGATTCTGTAATCAAGCGATACATACCAAGATCACTAAGAGCTCTTCAAAAAGAAAGAAGGGCAACTTCAGTTGATAGCAGATTGAAATCTCATAATTCAGTATTGGTGTCTCAGAACTCTGATCTTTCTGATATCACTGAATCACCTAAATCTAGTGAGTTGAGCTTTAAAAGTCAGCTATCAGATGGATCAACGTTTTCTGATGTCCGAATTGTGGCTATTGACTCTGGTGTTCCTCGTCGACCTCCAGTAGGGAAACGTGCAAATGATCAGGCAACTTATCCTAAGTTGGTTGAGTTACTACTCAATAGTTCTGAGTACTCATCCAACCTGTTATTTGACATAACAATGGGGAAGTTAGGATGTTCTTCTTCTGCTCAAAACAATGACACAAATGATGTGAGGTTTGAAATGGGTTCAGTTgttcaagaatttcgaaatggATTTCGTGGTGCTCTTAGAGACATGCAAGGATTCCATATATTCCTACTCACACTTCACCAAAAACTAGAAAGCTTGTTACGAGTATTTTGGAATATCATAAGTAAAATTTCATCTGGGGAATCTGACAAAGAGGATTCAGCAGTTCTTGAGCCACCCTTGCAAGTTGCTGGAAATGCTCATTGCCCTTCTCCGCCAAGTAAGGAGCGGTGTATTCATGATAATCATTTAGATTTTTGTGATTCAGAGCAGAGAAGTGCTACAAGATCATCCTCTTCAGGAAATAAAGAAACCTCAGATGCAAGTTCTCCAGTTTCACGTGAAGGTTTGCATGGAAGATTTTGTAAAGGTAGTGTTGAACGGAATCTGCGTTTGACAGCAAAGCTCCGAGATTTCCAGAAATATGCAAAG GTTGATGCTGAATCAAGTAAAGAATTAGAGCAATGGAATGAAATGCTAAAGAATGATGCAGTCAAGCTCTGCCAAGAAAACAATTTTAATACTGGATTTTTTGAGGGTAGTGATAATAATTGTGCCATTGATGCCTACGAATTGAAG GTGAGACTAGAGCACATTCTTGAGAGGATTTCATTGATATCAGAAGCTGCAAATACTGAGAGGCCATCATCAATCACAAATAGCTTGTTCATTGGTGGGGCCCTGGCAGCAAGATCTGTATTCACACTGCAACATTTAGGTATCACTCATATATTGTGCCTTTGCTCCAATGAAATCGGACAGTCAGATTCTCAATTTCCTGATCTATTCGAGTACAAGAATTTTTCG ATAAACGACAGCGAAGATGAAAACATCAGTAGTATCTTTGATGATGCTTCTGACTTTATTGATCATGTTGAGCAAAAAGGTGGCAAGGTTTTAGTTCATTGTTTTGAGGGAAGAAGTAGAAGTGCCACAGTGGTGCTTGCATACCTAATGCTCAGGAA AAATTTCAATTTGCTAGAAGCATGGAACACACTTAAACGTGTTCATCGCCGAGCCCAGCCTAATGATGGATTTGCAAAGAACTTACTCAATCTGGATAGGAAACTGCATGGGAATGTTTCCATGGAATGGCAACAGAGAAAACCGATGATGAAAGTTTGCCCCATCTGTGGGAAGAATGCTGGTCTGAGCAGCAGCTCACTTAAGCTTCACTTGCAGAAATCTCACAAGAAGCTATCATCAGGCAGTGTTGACAGTGCCATGACAATGGAAATTCAAAAGGCTTTGATGGCATTACAAATTAGCCGAGGTGGGAGTGTTAGCCCTACTCAAAGGGTATCTTGTTCGGATATGGATGATTAG
- the LOC115705671 gene encoding dual specificity protein phosphatase PHS1 isoform X1 → MENEHKEVSAAIINPIQNKEEAKEVGIGSDEPEAPSPLTVTSRVLYMLGDIAAGPAYRFTQWLELVRKRSHQNRSSGFPNRPLRLDDMPSCAGDSINDSKGPGHSDQTTEINLWERLGTAAMMDIESSSFSWDRLSSLHHTEHSSSTDQSEDEMNKALEVTVNSGGVVFFALFNQHGDDNSFANEAAAVIKFSSSRMASQSERLGYELAKWLGVRTPQARVIHNSAPEWLQIKEAAEKARDTASSEGDEVGEMTCSELLEALELSRCLFLMSYVHGSPLLESCNAFEMKETAEKTAAALGRVFMLDLIIRNEDRLPCRQLRWRGNSANLLLADKMSSAYMDTLDEALDSVIKRYIPRSLRALQKERRATSVDSRLKSHNSVLVSQNSDLSDITESPKSSELSFKSQLSDGSTFSDVRIVAIDSGVPRRPPVGKRANDQATYPKLVELLLNSSEYSSNLLFDITMGKLGCSSSAQNNDTNDVRFEMGSVVQEFRNGFRGALRDMQGFHIFLLTLHQKLESLLRVFWNIISKISSGESDKEDSAVLEPPLQVAGNAHCPSPPSKERCIHDNHLDFCDSEQRSATRSSSSGNKETSDASSPVSREGLHGRFCKGSVERNLRLTAKLRDFQKYAKVDAESSKELEQWNEMLKNDAVKLCQENNFNTGFFEGSDNNCAIDAYELKVRLEHILERISLISEAANTERPSSITNSLFIGGALAARSVFTLQHLGITHILCLCSNEIGQSDSQFPDLFEYKNFSINDSEDENISSIFDDASDFIDHVEQKGGKVLVHCFEGRSRSATVVLAYLMLRKNFNLLEAWNTLKRVHRRAQPNDGFAKNLLNLDRKLHGNVSMEWQQRKPMMKVCPICGKNAGLSSSSLKLHLQKSHKKLSSGSVDSAMTMEIQKALMALQISRGGSVSPTQRVSCSDMDD, encoded by the exons ATGGAAAATGAGCATAAGGAAGTCTCTGCAGCAATCATCAACCCCATTCAG AATAAAGAGGAAGCCAAGGAAGTGGGCATTGGATCCGACGAGCCTGAAGCCCCTTCTCCCTTAACTGTTACTTCCCGG GTTTTGTATATGTTGGGTGACATTGCTGCAGGACCAGCGTATAGGTTCACCCAATGGCTGGAACTGGTTCGTAAACGCAGCCACCAAAACCGCTCCTCAGGCTTCCCCAACCGCCCTCTGAGGCTCGATGATATGCCTTCTTG TGCAGGAGATTCAATTAATGATTCAAAGGGTCCTGGTCATTCTGATCAAACGACAGAAATCAATCTGTGGGAAAGACTTGGTACAGCTGCAATGATGGATATCGAATCAAGCTCTTTCTCTTGGGATAGGCTTTCTTCACTACATCACACTGAACACAGTAGCAGTACTGACCAATCTGAGGATGAAATGAACAAAGCCCTCGAG GTTACTGTGAATTCTGGAGGAGTTGTCTTCTTTGCTCTTTTCAACCAACATGGAGATGATAATTCTTTTGCGAATGAAGCAGCAGCTGTTATAAAGTTCTCATCATCAAGGATGGCTTCACAATCTGAACGTCTTGGATATGAGTTGGCAAAGTGGCTCGGAGTTCGAACTCCTCAG GCCAGGGTCATCCACAATTCTGCCCCTGAATGGCTCCAGATTAAAGAAGCTGCAGAAAAAGCAAGAGACACAGCAAGCTCAGAAGGAGATGAAGTTGGTGAAATGACTTGCTCAGAACTATTGGAAGCTCTTGAACTTAGTAGATGCCTTTTCTTAATGAG TTATGTCCATGGATCACCTTTGCTAGAAAGTTGTAATGCATTTGAGATGAAAGAAACAGCAGAGAAGACAGCAGCCGCCCTTGGTAGGGTGTTCATGTTGGACCTGATCATCAGGAATGAAGATAGGCTCCCATGCCGCCAGCTTAGATGGCGTGGTAACAGTGCAAATTTGTTATTGGCTGATAAAATGTCTTCGGCATACATGGATACTTTGGATGAAGCCTTAGATTCTGTAATCAAGCGATACATACCAAGATCACTAAGAGCTCTTCAAAAAGAAAGAAGGGCAACTTCAGTTGATAGCAGATTGAAATCTCATAATTCAGTATTGGTGTCTCAGAACTCTGATCTTTCTGATATCACTGAATCACCTAAATCTAGTGAGTTGAGCTTTAAAAGTCAGCTATCAGATGGATCAACGTTTTCTGATGTCCGAATTGTGGCTATTGACTCTGGTGTTCCTCGTCGACCTCCAGTAGGGAAACGTGCAAATGATCAGGCAACTTATCCTAAGTTGGTTGAGTTACTACTCAATAGTTCTGAGTACTCATCCAACCTGTTATTTGACATAACAATGGGGAAGTTAGGATGTTCTTCTTCTGCTCAAAACAATGACACAAATGATGTGAGGTTTGAAATGGGTTCAGTTgttcaagaatttcgaaatggATTTCGTGGTGCTCTTAGAGACATGCAAGGATTCCATATATTCCTACTCACACTTCACCAAAAACTAGAAAGCTTGTTACGAGTATTTTGGAATATCATAAGTAAAATTTCATCTGGGGAATCTGACAAAGAGGATTCAGCAGTTCTTGAGCCACCCTTGCAAGTTGCTGGAAATGCTCATTGCCCTTCTCCGCCAAGTAAGGAGCGGTGTATTCATGATAATCATTTAGATTTTTGTGATTCAGAGCAGAGAAGTGCTACAAGATCATCCTCTTCAGGAAATAAAGAAACCTCAGATGCAAGTTCTCCAGTTTCACGTGAAGGTTTGCATGGAAGATTTTGTAAAGGTAGTGTTGAACGGAATCTGCGTTTGACAGCAAAGCTCCGAGATTTCCAGAAATATGCAAAG GTTGATGCTGAATCAAGTAAAGAATTAGAGCAATGGAATGAAATGCTAAAGAATGATGCAGTCAAGCTCTGCCAAGAAAACAATTTTAATACTGGATTTTTTGAGGGTAGTGATAATAATTGTGCCATTGATGCCTACGAATTGAAG GTGAGACTAGAGCACATTCTTGAGAGGATTTCATTGATATCAGAAGCTGCAAATACTGAGAGGCCATCATCAATCACAAATAGCTTGTTCATTGGTGGGGCCCTGGCAGCAAGATCTGTATTCACACTGCAACATTTAGGTATCACTCATATATTGTGCCTTTGCTCCAATGAAATCGGACAGTCAGATTCTCAATTTCCTGATCTATTCGAGTACAAGAATTTTTCG ATAAACGACAGCGAAGATGAAAACATCAGTAGTATCTTTGATGATGCTTCTGACTTTATTGATCATGTTGAGCAAAAAGGTGGCAAGGTTTTAGTTCATTGTTTTGAGGGAAGAAGTAGAAGTGCCACAGTGGTGCTTGCATACCTAATGCTCAGGAA AAATTTCAATTTGCTAGAAGCATGGAACACACTTAAACGTGTTCATCGCCGAGCCCAGCCTAATGATGGATTTGCAAAGAACTTACTCAATCTGGATAGGAAACTGCATGGGAATGTTTCCATGGAATGGCAACAGAGAAAACCGATGATGAAAGTTTGCCCCATCTGTGGGAAGAATGCTGGTCTGAGCAGCAGCTCACTTAAGCTTCACTTGCAGAAATCTCACAAGAAGCTATCATCAGGCAGTGTTGACAGTGCCATGACAATGGAAATTCAAAAGGCTTTGATGGCATTACAAATTAGCCGAGGTGGGAGTGTTAGCCCTACTCAAAGGGTATCTTGTTCGGATATGGATGATTAG
- the LOC115705671 gene encoding dual specificity protein phosphatase PHS1 isoform X3 yields the protein MICLLGDSINDSKGPGHSDQTTEINLWERLGTAAMMDIESSSFSWDRLSSLHHTEHSSSTDQSEDEMNKALEVTVNSGGVVFFALFNQHGDDNSFANEAAAVIKFSSSRMASQSERLGYELAKWLGVRTPQARVIHNSAPEWLQIKEAAEKARDTASSEGDEVGEMTCSELLEALELSRCLFLMSYVHGSPLLESCNAFEMKETAEKTAAALGRVFMLDLIIRNEDRLPCRQLRWRGNSANLLLADKMSSAYMDTLDEALDSVIKRYIPRSLRALQKERRATSVDSRLKSHNSVLVSQNSDLSDITESPKSSELSFKSQLSDGSTFSDVRIVAIDSGVPRRPPVGKRANDQATYPKLVELLLNSSEYSSNLLFDITMGKLGCSSSAQNNDTNDVRFEMGSVVQEFRNGFRGALRDMQGFHIFLLTLHQKLESLLRVFWNIISKISSGESDKEDSAVLEPPLQVAGNAHCPSPPSKERCIHDNHLDFCDSEQRSATRSSSSGNKETSDASSPVSREGLHGRFCKGSVERNLRLTAKLRDFQKYAKVDAESSKELEQWNEMLKNDAVKLCQENNFNTGFFEGSDNNCAIDAYELKVRLEHILERISLISEAANTERPSSITNSLFIGGALAARSVFTLQHLGITHILCLCSNEIGQSDSQFPDLFEYKNFSINDSEDENISSIFDDASDFIDHVEQKGGKVLVHCFEGRSRSATVVLAYLMLRKNFNLLEAWNTLKRVHRRAQPNDGFAKNLLNLDRKLHGNVSMEWQQRKPMMKVCPICGKNAGLSSSSLKLHLQKSHKKLSSGSVDSAMTMEIQKALMALQISRGGSVSPTQRVSCSDMDD from the exons ATGATATGCCTTCTTG GAGATTCAATTAATGATTCAAAGGGTCCTGGTCATTCTGATCAAACGACAGAAATCAATCTGTGGGAAAGACTTGGTACAGCTGCAATGATGGATATCGAATCAAGCTCTTTCTCTTGGGATAGGCTTTCTTCACTACATCACACTGAACACAGTAGCAGTACTGACCAATCTGAGGATGAAATGAACAAAGCCCTCGAG GTTACTGTGAATTCTGGAGGAGTTGTCTTCTTTGCTCTTTTCAACCAACATGGAGATGATAATTCTTTTGCGAATGAAGCAGCAGCTGTTATAAAGTTCTCATCATCAAGGATGGCTTCACAATCTGAACGTCTTGGATATGAGTTGGCAAAGTGGCTCGGAGTTCGAACTCCTCAG GCCAGGGTCATCCACAATTCTGCCCCTGAATGGCTCCAGATTAAAGAAGCTGCAGAAAAAGCAAGAGACACAGCAAGCTCAGAAGGAGATGAAGTTGGTGAAATGACTTGCTCAGAACTATTGGAAGCTCTTGAACTTAGTAGATGCCTTTTCTTAATGAG TTATGTCCATGGATCACCTTTGCTAGAAAGTTGTAATGCATTTGAGATGAAAGAAACAGCAGAGAAGACAGCAGCCGCCCTTGGTAGGGTGTTCATGTTGGACCTGATCATCAGGAATGAAGATAGGCTCCCATGCCGCCAGCTTAGATGGCGTGGTAACAGTGCAAATTTGTTATTGGCTGATAAAATGTCTTCGGCATACATGGATACTTTGGATGAAGCCTTAGATTCTGTAATCAAGCGATACATACCAAGATCACTAAGAGCTCTTCAAAAAGAAAGAAGGGCAACTTCAGTTGATAGCAGATTGAAATCTCATAATTCAGTATTGGTGTCTCAGAACTCTGATCTTTCTGATATCACTGAATCACCTAAATCTAGTGAGTTGAGCTTTAAAAGTCAGCTATCAGATGGATCAACGTTTTCTGATGTCCGAATTGTGGCTATTGACTCTGGTGTTCCTCGTCGACCTCCAGTAGGGAAACGTGCAAATGATCAGGCAACTTATCCTAAGTTGGTTGAGTTACTACTCAATAGTTCTGAGTACTCATCCAACCTGTTATTTGACATAACAATGGGGAAGTTAGGATGTTCTTCTTCTGCTCAAAACAATGACACAAATGATGTGAGGTTTGAAATGGGTTCAGTTgttcaagaatttcgaaatggATTTCGTGGTGCTCTTAGAGACATGCAAGGATTCCATATATTCCTACTCACACTTCACCAAAAACTAGAAAGCTTGTTACGAGTATTTTGGAATATCATAAGTAAAATTTCATCTGGGGAATCTGACAAAGAGGATTCAGCAGTTCTTGAGCCACCCTTGCAAGTTGCTGGAAATGCTCATTGCCCTTCTCCGCCAAGTAAGGAGCGGTGTATTCATGATAATCATTTAGATTTTTGTGATTCAGAGCAGAGAAGTGCTACAAGATCATCCTCTTCAGGAAATAAAGAAACCTCAGATGCAAGTTCTCCAGTTTCACGTGAAGGTTTGCATGGAAGATTTTGTAAAGGTAGTGTTGAACGGAATCTGCGTTTGACAGCAAAGCTCCGAGATTTCCAGAAATATGCAAAG GTTGATGCTGAATCAAGTAAAGAATTAGAGCAATGGAATGAAATGCTAAAGAATGATGCAGTCAAGCTCTGCCAAGAAAACAATTTTAATACTGGATTTTTTGAGGGTAGTGATAATAATTGTGCCATTGATGCCTACGAATTGAAG GTGAGACTAGAGCACATTCTTGAGAGGATTTCATTGATATCAGAAGCTGCAAATACTGAGAGGCCATCATCAATCACAAATAGCTTGTTCATTGGTGGGGCCCTGGCAGCAAGATCTGTATTCACACTGCAACATTTAGGTATCACTCATATATTGTGCCTTTGCTCCAATGAAATCGGACAGTCAGATTCTCAATTTCCTGATCTATTCGAGTACAAGAATTTTTCG ATAAACGACAGCGAAGATGAAAACATCAGTAGTATCTTTGATGATGCTTCTGACTTTATTGATCATGTTGAGCAAAAAGGTGGCAAGGTTTTAGTTCATTGTTTTGAGGGAAGAAGTAGAAGTGCCACAGTGGTGCTTGCATACCTAATGCTCAGGAA AAATTTCAATTTGCTAGAAGCATGGAACACACTTAAACGTGTTCATCGCCGAGCCCAGCCTAATGATGGATTTGCAAAGAACTTACTCAATCTGGATAGGAAACTGCATGGGAATGTTTCCATGGAATGGCAACAGAGAAAACCGATGATGAAAGTTTGCCCCATCTGTGGGAAGAATGCTGGTCTGAGCAGCAGCTCACTTAAGCTTCACTTGCAGAAATCTCACAAGAAGCTATCATCAGGCAGTGTTGACAGTGCCATGACAATGGAAATTCAAAAGGCTTTGATGGCATTACAAATTAGCCGAGGTGGGAGTGTTAGCCCTACTCAAAGGGTATCTTGTTCGGATATGGATGATTAG
- the LOC115705671 gene encoding dual specificity protein phosphatase PHS1 isoform X4, which yields MENEHKEVSAAIINPIQNKEEAKEVGIGSDEPEAPSPLTVTSRVLYMLGDIAAGPAYRFTQWLELVRKRSHQNRSSGFPNRPLRLDDMPSCAGDSINDSKGPGHSDQTTEINLWERLGTAAMMDIESSSFSWDRLSSLHHTEHSSSTDQSEDEMNKALEVTVNSGGVVFFALFNQHGDDNSFANEAAAVIKFSSSRMASQSERLGYELAKWLGVRTPQARVIHNSAPEWLQIKEAAEKARDTASSEGDEVGEMTCSELLEALELSRCLFLMSYVHGSPLLESCNAFEMKETAEKTAAALGRVFMLDLIIRNEDRLPCRQLRWRGNSANLLLADKMSSAYMDTLDEALDSVIKRYIPRSLRALQKERRATSVDSRLKSHNSVLVSQNSDLSDITESPKSSELSFKSQLSDGSTFSDVRIVAIDSGVPRRPPVGKRANDQATYPKLVELLLNSSEYSSNLLFDITMGKLGCSSSAQNNDTNDVRFEMGSVVQEFRNGFRGALRDMQGFHIFLLTLHQKLESLLRVFWNIISKISSGESDKEDSAVLEPPLQVAGNAHCPSPPSKERCIHDNHLDFCDSEQRSATRSSSSGNKETSDASSPVSREGLHGRFCKGSVERNLRLTAKLRDFQKYAKVDAESSKELEQWNEMLKNDAVKLCQENNFNTGFFEGSDNNCAIDAYELKVRLEHILERISLISEAANTERPSSITNSLFIGGALAARSVFTLQHLGITHILCLCSNEIGQSDSQFPDLFEYKNFSVSTLMLDHIW from the exons ATGGAAAATGAGCATAAGGAAGTCTCTGCAGCAATCATCAACCCCATTCAG AATAAAGAGGAAGCCAAGGAAGTGGGCATTGGATCCGACGAGCCTGAAGCCCCTTCTCCCTTAACTGTTACTTCCCGG GTTTTGTATATGTTGGGTGACATTGCTGCAGGACCAGCGTATAGGTTCACCCAATGGCTGGAACTGGTTCGTAAACGCAGCCACCAAAACCGCTCCTCAGGCTTCCCCAACCGCCCTCTGAGGCTCGATGATATGCCTTCTTG TGCAGGAGATTCAATTAATGATTCAAAGGGTCCTGGTCATTCTGATCAAACGACAGAAATCAATCTGTGGGAAAGACTTGGTACAGCTGCAATGATGGATATCGAATCAAGCTCTTTCTCTTGGGATAGGCTTTCTTCACTACATCACACTGAACACAGTAGCAGTACTGACCAATCTGAGGATGAAATGAACAAAGCCCTCGAG GTTACTGTGAATTCTGGAGGAGTTGTCTTCTTTGCTCTTTTCAACCAACATGGAGATGATAATTCTTTTGCGAATGAAGCAGCAGCTGTTATAAAGTTCTCATCATCAAGGATGGCTTCACAATCTGAACGTCTTGGATATGAGTTGGCAAAGTGGCTCGGAGTTCGAACTCCTCAG GCCAGGGTCATCCACAATTCTGCCCCTGAATGGCTCCAGATTAAAGAAGCTGCAGAAAAAGCAAGAGACACAGCAAGCTCAGAAGGAGATGAAGTTGGTGAAATGACTTGCTCAGAACTATTGGAAGCTCTTGAACTTAGTAGATGCCTTTTCTTAATGAG TTATGTCCATGGATCACCTTTGCTAGAAAGTTGTAATGCATTTGAGATGAAAGAAACAGCAGAGAAGACAGCAGCCGCCCTTGGTAGGGTGTTCATGTTGGACCTGATCATCAGGAATGAAGATAGGCTCCCATGCCGCCAGCTTAGATGGCGTGGTAACAGTGCAAATTTGTTATTGGCTGATAAAATGTCTTCGGCATACATGGATACTTTGGATGAAGCCTTAGATTCTGTAATCAAGCGATACATACCAAGATCACTAAGAGCTCTTCAAAAAGAAAGAAGGGCAACTTCAGTTGATAGCAGATTGAAATCTCATAATTCAGTATTGGTGTCTCAGAACTCTGATCTTTCTGATATCACTGAATCACCTAAATCTAGTGAGTTGAGCTTTAAAAGTCAGCTATCAGATGGATCAACGTTTTCTGATGTCCGAATTGTGGCTATTGACTCTGGTGTTCCTCGTCGACCTCCAGTAGGGAAACGTGCAAATGATCAGGCAACTTATCCTAAGTTGGTTGAGTTACTACTCAATAGTTCTGAGTACTCATCCAACCTGTTATTTGACATAACAATGGGGAAGTTAGGATGTTCTTCTTCTGCTCAAAACAATGACACAAATGATGTGAGGTTTGAAATGGGTTCAGTTgttcaagaatttcgaaatggATTTCGTGGTGCTCTTAGAGACATGCAAGGATTCCATATATTCCTACTCACACTTCACCAAAAACTAGAAAGCTTGTTACGAGTATTTTGGAATATCATAAGTAAAATTTCATCTGGGGAATCTGACAAAGAGGATTCAGCAGTTCTTGAGCCACCCTTGCAAGTTGCTGGAAATGCTCATTGCCCTTCTCCGCCAAGTAAGGAGCGGTGTATTCATGATAATCATTTAGATTTTTGTGATTCAGAGCAGAGAAGTGCTACAAGATCATCCTCTTCAGGAAATAAAGAAACCTCAGATGCAAGTTCTCCAGTTTCACGTGAAGGTTTGCATGGAAGATTTTGTAAAGGTAGTGTTGAACGGAATCTGCGTTTGACAGCAAAGCTCCGAGATTTCCAGAAATATGCAAAG GTTGATGCTGAATCAAGTAAAGAATTAGAGCAATGGAATGAAATGCTAAAGAATGATGCAGTCAAGCTCTGCCAAGAAAACAATTTTAATACTGGATTTTTTGAGGGTAGTGATAATAATTGTGCCATTGATGCCTACGAATTGAAG GTGAGACTAGAGCACATTCTTGAGAGGATTTCATTGATATCAGAAGCTGCAAATACTGAGAGGCCATCATCAATCACAAATAGCTTGTTCATTGGTGGGGCCCTGGCAGCAAGATCTGTATTCACACTGCAACATTTAGGTATCACTCATATATTGTGCCTTTGCTCCAATGAAATCGGACAGTCAGATTCTCAATTTCCTGATCTATTCGAGTACAAGAATTTTTCGGTCAGTACTCTTATGTTGGACCATATTTGGTG